From a single Stackebrandtia endophytica genomic region:
- a CDS encoding substrate-binding and vWA domain-containing protein gives MITLVLSGMVLGYTWLLGTGCSGEPVRATVVAAPDIKEPLSVLARAWERDEPSVGGRCIGVEIKEKSSSDVANKLTSWNTVTDGPRPHVWIPDSSVWIQMAESSEASAAMIPDKTPPVAASPTVIAMPKPMAEALGWQTDGTPVDLEPSWPNLLKLAESSSWADFDSPEWGDIKLGMSNPRNSTAGMHALLSLTDIDRNGNVDSDELDNVIRLKQVLSESPTDTDAILQELSQMTAEDDLNGYVSAFPALERDVWRYNNYMQNGVELTAVYPADGSIDADHPVAVLQNVEWTDETYQEIGWRFASFITSDAGRAVLLDAAFRDGTRRTGGDALNDTAGLTPQIDESQRGPVLPTAVTGTMAAWQALSRPANVLVVVDTSESMGAPVLHNGEEVTRLEAVRRELSDALGLFGSQANVGLWEYSTASYYDSPDYIELVPISKFDSAQEDAINYAAQQMVPGGGSALYDTAAAAYERLLNNYNDEAGAANLVVIISDGGNEDDNGGFGLADLESHLDSLSSVDRNKKASIVTIGFGSDIDEDALTTIAEATQGRFFEAEWNDQLKPQLLNALFNAV, from the coding sequence GTGATCACATTGGTGCTGTCGGGCATGGTGCTGGGCTACACCTGGTTGTTGGGAACCGGTTGCAGTGGTGAGCCGGTGCGGGCGACCGTTGTCGCCGCACCCGACATCAAGGAACCGCTGTCGGTGTTGGCGCGGGCGTGGGAACGCGACGAGCCGTCGGTGGGGGGCCGCTGCATCGGTGTGGAGATCAAGGAGAAGTCCTCCTCCGACGTAGCCAATAAGCTGACCAGCTGGAATACCGTCACCGACGGTCCCCGGCCGCACGTGTGGATTCCGGATTCGAGTGTCTGGATTCAGATGGCGGAGTCCAGCGAGGCCAGTGCCGCCATGATCCCGGACAAGACCCCACCGGTGGCGGCCTCACCGACGGTCATCGCCATGCCCAAACCGATGGCGGAGGCATTGGGCTGGCAGACCGACGGCACCCCGGTGGATCTGGAGCCCAGTTGGCCCAATCTGTTGAAACTGGCCGAGTCAAGTTCCTGGGCCGACTTCGACAGCCCGGAGTGGGGCGACATCAAACTGGGTATGAGCAACCCACGCAACTCCACCGCCGGAATGCACGCCCTGTTGAGCCTCACCGACATCGACCGCAACGGCAACGTCGACTCCGACGAACTGGACAACGTGATCCGGTTGAAGCAGGTGCTGTCGGAGAGCCCCACCGACACCGACGCCATTCTGCAGGAGCTGTCGCAGATGACGGCCGAGGACGACCTCAACGGTTACGTCTCGGCGTTCCCTGCTTTGGAACGGGACGTGTGGCGGTACAACAACTACATGCAGAACGGCGTCGAGTTGACCGCGGTGTACCCCGCCGACGGCAGCATCGACGCCGATCACCCGGTGGCGGTGCTGCAGAACGTCGAGTGGACCGATGAGACCTATCAGGAGATCGGGTGGCGGTTCGCGTCGTTCATCACCAGCGACGCCGGTCGCGCCGTGTTGTTGGATGCGGCGTTTCGTGACGGTACCCGCCGAACCGGTGGGGACGCCCTCAACGACACCGCCGGGCTGACCCCGCAGATCGACGAGTCGCAGCGTGGCCCGGTGCTTCCCACCGCGGTCACCGGAACCATGGCGGCGTGGCAAGCCTTGAGCCGTCCGGCCAACGTGCTCGTCGTGGTGGACACCTCCGAGTCGATGGGCGCGCCGGTACTTCACAACGGTGAAGAGGTCACCCGGTTGGAGGCGGTGCGACGAGAGTTGTCGGATGCGTTGGGGTTGTTCGGCAGTCAAGCCAATGTCGGATTGTGGGAGTATTCGACCGCGTCGTATTACGACTCGCCCGATTACATCGAGCTGGTCCCCATCTCGAAGTTCGATTCGGCGCAGGAAGACGCGATCAATTACGCCGCGCAGCAAATGGTTCCCGGTGGTGGGAGCGCGTTGTACGACACCGCGGCCGCCGCCTATGAACGGTTGTTGAACAACTACAACGATGAAGCGGGCGCGGCGAATCTGGTCGTCATCATCTCCGACGGCGGAAACGAAGACGACAACGGCGGCTTCGGGTTGGCGGATCTGGAATCCCACCTCGACTCGCTATCGAGTGTGGACCGAAATAAGAAGGCGTCGATCGTGACGATCGGATTCGGCAGTGACATCGATGAGGACGCCCTGACCACGATCGCCGAGGCGACGCAGGGTCGGTTCTTCGAGGCGGAATGGAACGACCAGCTCAAACCTCAGCTGTTGAACGCCCTGTTCAACGCGGTCTGA
- a CDS encoding DUF5999 family protein, with product MCQHQPSCPEANAADGEAARVVAAHPEQGWSLLCNGVVTFDDTGELLPDGSTVAPHRGPALHISTAA from the coding sequence ATGTGTCAACATCAACCCTCTTGTCCCGAAGCCAATGCCGCCGACGGTGAAGCGGCGCGTGTCGTCGCAGCCCACCCCGAGCAGGGATGGAGCCTGCTGTGCAACGGGGTAGTCACGTTCGACGACACCGGGGAGCTCCTCCCCGACGGATCCACAGTGGCGCCGCACCGGGGGCCGGCGCTTCACATCAGTACCGCGGCATAA